In Elusimicrobiota bacterium, the sequence ATCAATTGGTGGCCTAAATGAGTGAGGTAATACTTGTAGGTATTTCTGATTCGTTTAATAAGGCCATGGGTTATAAGGCGTTTTAACAGCCTTGATATCTGGCCAGTTGATTTACATATGAGTTTGCTACGGAGGTTTTTATTTTGGAAACCGCTGATTGTGAACTCGCCGCTGGCGATGATTTGGAATAAAAGATGGTCCTCCTGACTGAAGAGGTTGAATCCTTTATAGGGGCGGCCGTTTTCCTGAACGCTCTTTGAAATTTTTGTGAGGTTTTTAATCCCTGCAGAACGGTCCTCGATACTAGAAATGAATACAAGATATCGATGATTGGCATCAGCCAGAATGCGCCGTAATGGGAAAAGACTATAAATATTCTTTTTCATTACAGCCACTTTTTGGGTACGCGTACCGTCCCGCTGTACTACCTCTCGGTAGTGCTTAAAAAACGAGACATTATGAACAGTTGTTTCAATCCGAAGCACTAAGGCGTATTTATCGTACATTTTAATGGCTACAGGCCCCATAGCATGTTTGATACGGGTACCTTCAATTCTTGTGTTGAAGTTATTGCCAAACTCATCTTGATAAAGACCGTGTATTTTTCTGCCCAAGAAAGTGGCGATATGATCTGGCTTTATGGTATGGATGGCTGTCCGGGTGAGATGTTCGTATATGGGTTTTAGGTCGGCCTGCCTTTTAAAGATAATATCGGTGGCATATTCCACCTGCATAATGCTCCAATGGTATGTAAGACTTAATTGGTTAATAATTGGACAATACTGATTAGCGAACCGGTCTAAAAGCCGATGTAGAGGCTCTACTCGGAAATCGTCCAACAATCGTTGTGC encodes:
- a CDS encoding MarR family transcriptional regulator; translated protein: MELLTERYSAKIKGVLSCYDRIVINGTIPEFNYEEAITGFFNHNKIPLFDYPRIAMVWRDIIRENAEKIAQENGIEIEFLRKADTRKEDLVQKVIKKRSAQPGLVHILSAMESCTAYRPWHDKRCNRNYLRRTSGKCLHFYFYFIDETLGLCYVRVPTWSPFRLQIYFNGHNWLASQMNKKNISYELADNVFLNIGSFDKAQRLLDDFRVEPLHRLLDRFANQYCPIINQLSLTYHWSIMQVEYATDIIFKRQADLKPIYEHLTRTAIHTIKPDHIATFLGRKIHGLYQDEFGNNFNTRIEGTRIKHAMGPVAIKMYDKYALVLRIETTVHNVSFFKHYREVVQRDGTRTQKVAVMKKNIYSLFPLRRILADANHRYLVFISSIEDRSAGIKNLTKISKSVQENGRPYKGFNLFSQEDHLLFQIIASGEFTISGFQNKNLRSKLICKSTGQISRLLKRLITHGLIKRIRNTYKYYLTHLGHQLITTALKLKELFIIPQLCYQS